One Spinacia oleracea cultivar Varoflay chromosome 4, BTI_SOV_V1, whole genome shotgun sequence DNA segment encodes these proteins:
- the LOC130472066 gene encoding uncharacterized protein — MVIFDNVLLTHELVKGYNRKGLSPRFMVKVDLYKACDTVELPVLKFLILELGFPYQFERWIMACLSSVSYGFNVNGELKIPFASRKGLIQGDPYFTLFVCFEHGISQSMPFGVEEHDWFSLPPQMQEVGFNSSSGRNGNPTKSSIYFGGVDRHVQNVLLRDLGLSKEDLPFRYIGVPLSFERLTIMQSQRLIRKVLARIDSWTAKLPTYAGRVQLIKAVLFNIQTFWCQVVVLPLGISKRSLVAWDSICLPKSVEGLNILCVQMWNKVVVFKLLWCLAQKKDRI; from the exons ATGGTTATCTTTGATAATGTCTTGCTGACTCATGAATTAGTTAAAGGGTATAATAGGAAAGGCTTGTCTCCAAGATTTATGGTAAAGGTGGACTTGTATAAAGCGTGTGACACAGTTGAGTTGCCCGTTCTGAAGTTTCTAATTTTGGAGCTAGGCTTCCCTTATCAATTTGAGCGGTGGATTATGGCATGTTTGTCTTCTGTTTCATACGGTTTCAATGTCAATGGTGAGTTGAAAATTCCTTTTGCGAGCAGGAAAGGGCTTATACAAGGTGATCCATATTTCAccttatttgtttgttttgagCATGGAATATCTCAATCGATGCCTTTTGGGGTTGAAGAACACGATTGGTTTTCACTTCCACCCCAAATGCAAGAAGTTGGATTTAACTCAT CTTCTGGACGCAATGGTAATCCTACAAAAAGTTCAATTTACTTTGGTGGGGTTGATCGTCATGTTCAGAATGTCCTTCTTCGTGACTTAGGCTTATCTAAGGAAGATCTTCCCTTTAGATACATTGGAGTGCCCCTGTCTTTCGAGAGACTTACTATTATGCAAAGTCAACGGTTAATTAGAAAAGTCTTGGCTAGGATTGATAGTTGGACCGCAAAGTTACCGACTTATGCAGGGAGAGTTCAACTCATTAAAGCAGTGTTGTTCAATATCCAAACTTTTTGGTGTCAGGTTGTTGTTCTGCCACTAG GTATCTCTAAGAGATCGCTTGTAGCTTGGGATTCAATTTGTTTACCGAAGTCAGTAGAGGGCCTTAATATTCTATGTGTCCAAATGTGGAATAAGGTTGTTGTTTTTAAGTTACTATGGTGTTTAGCTCAGAAGAAGGATAGAATCTAG